A portion of the Bacillus thuringiensis genome contains these proteins:
- a CDS encoding cysteine hydrolase family protein, whose product MNEALLLVDIQNDYFEGGNMELHQPEKAAQKAKEVLKVFREKHKTVIHVQHIANNEGATFFLPDTVGVQIHDDVQPIVNERVIQKHHPNSFLRTNLLETLQTEKIDRLVICGMMTHVCIDATVRAASDFGFQCIVIEDACTTKDLEFQGNLIPAVHAHQSFMSALEFGDIYATVMSANCFITKSK is encoded by the coding sequence ATGAACGAAGCGTTACTATTAGTAGACATACAAAATGATTACTTTGAAGGCGGCAATATGGAATTACATCAACCTGAAAAAGCCGCACAAAAAGCGAAAGAAGTTTTGAAAGTATTTCGCGAAAAACATAAAACAGTTATTCACGTACAACATATCGCGAACAATGAAGGAGCTACTTTCTTCTTACCTGATACAGTAGGTGTTCAAATTCATGATGATGTACAACCGATTGTTAACGAAAGAGTCATTCAAAAACATCACCCCAACAGTTTTTTAAGAACAAATTTATTAGAAACATTACAGACAGAGAAAATAGACCGACTAGTCATTTGCGGTATGATGACTCATGTATGTATTGATGCAACAGTGCGCGCTGCCAGTGACTTCGGATTTCAATGTATTGTAATTGAAGATGCTTGTACAACAAAAGATTTAGAATTTCAAGGAAATCTAATCCCTGCAGTACACGCTCATCAATCGTTCATGAGTGCATTAGAGTTTGGTGATATTTATGCAACAGTCATGTCAGCAAACTGTTTTATAACCAAAAGCAAATAA
- a CDS encoding winged helix-turn-helix transcriptional regulator, with product MKKEYNNRIEVVLDVIGGKWKSHILYHLTSGPTRNGELKRLVTGITQKMLTEQLKELEKDGLVSRKVYNQVPPKVEYSLTEQGQSLKQGLKVLCDWGSDYIKHKYPNGEVIVKEDDHL from the coding sequence ATGAAAAAAGAGTATAACAATAGAATTGAAGTCGTTTTAGATGTGATCGGGGGTAAGTGGAAATCCCACATTTTATATCATTTAACAAGCGGACCGACAAGAAACGGTGAATTAAAACGATTGGTCACTGGTATTACACAAAAAATGCTTACGGAGCAATTGAAAGAGCTTGAAAAGGATGGACTCGTATCTAGAAAAGTATACAATCAAGTGCCACCGAAAGTTGAATACTCCCTTACAGAACAGGGACAATCATTAAAACAAGGCTTAAAAGTACTTTGTGATTGGGGAAGCGATTATATTAAGCATAAATATCCGAATGGTGAAGTGATAGTGAAAGAGGATGATCATCTTTGA
- a CDS encoding nitroreductase family protein: protein MKKENRTTNFYDVIRERRSVRSYDPSVTISDEEIKELLEEAMLAPSSSNLNPWRFMVITDQDLKEKLHPIALNQPQVLEASAMIVILSENNAHEFEHINKVNERAVAAGFMTEEIKTRLNNSIREFYAPVSDQGKREWQMLDGGLLAMQLMLAAKARGYDTVPMLGYKVVEFRQAFNVPENLTDVLMIALGKAKEPGFPSVRLTVDEVTSWNGDF, encoded by the coding sequence ATGAAAAAAGAAAATCGTACTACAAATTTTTATGATGTGATTCGTGAGCGTCGTTCCGTTCGCTCCTATGATCCATCCGTTACAATCTCTGATGAAGAAATTAAAGAACTTTTAGAAGAAGCAATGTTAGCACCAAGCAGTTCAAACTTAAACCCATGGCGTTTCATGGTAATTACAGATCAAGATTTAAAAGAGAAGCTTCACCCAATCGCTTTAAATCAACCACAAGTGTTAGAAGCATCCGCTATGATCGTAATTTTAAGCGAAAATAATGCCCACGAATTCGAACATATCAATAAAGTGAATGAACGTGCAGTAGCTGCTGGATTCATGACAGAAGAAATTAAAACTAGACTGAACAACAGCATTCGTGAGTTTTATGCACCTGTAAGTGACCAAGGAAAAAGAGAATGGCAAATGCTTGATGGTGGTTTGTTAGCTATGCAATTGATGCTTGCTGCAAAAGCAAGAGGATATGATACAGTTCCAATGCTTGGCTATAAGGTTGTAGAATTCCGCCAAGCATTTAACGTTCCAGAAAACTTAACTGATGTTTTAATGATTGCATTAGGCAAAGCAAAAGAGCCAGGATTCCCATCAGTTCGATTAACTGTAGATGAAGTAACTTCTTGGAATGGCGATTTTTAA
- a CDS encoding nuclease-related domain-containing protein: MIVKERKMPVYLLQLEALLRRLPAHHPKRNVVVESLAKFMAGYKGEQAIEYPLSFLSEAEYHILHDIRLFDQKHYFQIDTLIVSSYFLLFLEIKNIIGTLIFDAKFNQLIRIADGTTEEGFPDPLLQLKRQEMQLRKWLNLHDLHNIPIESLVVISSPRTIIKTSDEILSSKIIHSANLPNRIKQIKNQYKGKVIDNINGLIGQIMNEHIPQRQNVLAQYKIKKEELLKGVQCEECFTMAMLKEKQGWRCSNCNSMSKHAHLRAVQDYTLLFNMITTNSELREFLNMESSSAVKRLLQTMNITYTGNNKGRIYDLTSFQS; encoded by the coding sequence GTGATTGTGAAAGAGCGGAAAATGCCCGTATATTTGCTCCAATTAGAAGCTTTACTTAGAAGATTGCCTGCTCATCATCCAAAAAGGAATGTGGTGGTTGAAAGTCTAGCGAAATTTATGGCCGGCTATAAAGGAGAGCAGGCGATCGAGTATCCGCTGAGTTTTCTATCCGAAGCAGAATACCATATTTTACATGATATTAGGTTATTTGATCAAAAACATTATTTCCAAATTGATACTCTCATAGTTTCATCTTATTTTCTTCTTTTTCTTGAAATAAAAAATATTATTGGTACATTAATTTTTGATGCAAAGTTCAATCAGCTTATTCGAATAGCAGATGGTACTACCGAAGAAGGATTCCCAGATCCGCTTTTACAACTGAAACGGCAAGAGATGCAACTGAGAAAATGGCTGAATCTACATGATTTACATAATATTCCGATTGAATCCCTCGTTGTAATTAGTTCCCCTCGTACAATTATTAAAACTTCAGATGAAATACTGTCTAGTAAAATTATCCACAGTGCAAATTTACCTAATAGAATAAAACAGATTAAAAATCAATATAAAGGAAAAGTGATTGATAATATAAATGGACTTATAGGCCAGATTATGAATGAGCACATTCCACAACGACAAAATGTTCTTGCACAATATAAAATTAAAAAAGAGGAGTTGCTAAAGGGGGTACAGTGCGAGGAATGTTTTACAATGGCAATGTTAAAAGAAAAGCAGGGATGGCGTTGTTCAAACTGCAATAGTATGTCTAAACATGCTCATTTACGTGCTGTACAAGATTACACACTTCTGTTTAATATGATAACTACTAATAGCGAATTGAGGGAATTTCTTAATATGGAATCTAGTTCTGCGGTTAAAAGACTCCTCCAAACAATGAACATCACCTACACTGGCAACAACAAAGGACGAATATATGATTTAACTTCTTTCCAATCGTAA
- a CDS encoding DUF896 domain-containing protein has translation MLEVLNRINELANKQKEAGLTKTELHERKALREEYLQIIRGQINTTVTGLKILDPLGNDVTPEKLKEQQKLALNTDNNA, from the coding sequence ATGCTTGAAGTTTTAAACCGAATTAATGAACTAGCTAACAAACAAAAAGAAGCAGGTTTAACAAAAACAGAATTACATGAGCGTAAAGCATTACGCGAGGAGTACCTTCAAATTATCCGTGGTCAAATCAACACCACTGTTACAGGGTTAAAGATATTAGATCCTTTAGGAAATGACGTGACGCCTGAAAAATTAAAAGAACAACAAAAGCTAGCACTAAACACAGATAACAACGCATGA